The Pseudomonas allokribbensis genome has a window encoding:
- a CDS encoding type II and III secretion system protein family protein — protein MQSRSWPTFNPVLRALLLMGLSINAAHAASSNCSALGRLPPVIEINEGWQQDMQSPVAITRLAIGDPKIADVHANGSSSFLLTGMAPGATSLMVWTGCSGEPRQSMVFVKGAATSALTSAGALPSDDALLPSQVQTDIRFVEVSRTKLKQASAKLIGTRGNFLFGSPGTLPPIDGVPQPRLPVDNSLFNFSWIGGNTMAIINALEGSGFAYTLARPSLVALNGQSASFLAGGQIPIPVPSSGSDSVSIEYKEFGIRLTLTPTIISHDRIALKVAPEVSELDFSNSVQIAGTTVPALTIRRTDTSISLADGESFVISGLISTTNTSQVDKFPGLGDIPVLGAFFKSSQIKREERELLMIVTPHLVRPLSADAQLPSLPGEKLRNYDPNFYRMFFLENGNFDKRSGLSQ, from the coding sequence ATGCAGAGTCGTTCCTGGCCGACCTTCAATCCCGTGCTCCGGGCCTTGCTGCTGATGGGACTGTCGATTAACGCGGCTCATGCGGCCAGCAGTAACTGCTCGGCCCTCGGGCGCCTGCCGCCCGTGATCGAAATCAACGAAGGCTGGCAACAGGACATGCAATCACCGGTGGCGATCACGCGCCTGGCCATTGGCGACCCGAAAATCGCCGACGTGCATGCCAACGGCAGTTCCTCGTTCCTGCTTACCGGCATGGCGCCGGGCGCCACCAGCCTGATGGTCTGGACGGGCTGCTCCGGCGAGCCGCGTCAGAGCATGGTATTCGTCAAGGGCGCCGCCACCTCGGCCCTGACCAGCGCCGGTGCCTTGCCTTCGGATGATGCGCTGCTGCCCTCGCAAGTGCAGACCGACATTCGTTTTGTCGAAGTCAGCCGCACCAAACTCAAACAGGCCTCGGCCAAGTTGATCGGCACCCGCGGCAATTTCCTGTTCGGTTCCCCCGGGACATTGCCGCCCATCGACGGCGTGCCGCAGCCGCGATTGCCGGTGGACAACTCGCTGTTCAACTTCTCGTGGATCGGCGGCAATACCATGGCGATCATCAATGCCCTTGAGGGCAGCGGTTTCGCCTACACCCTGGCGCGACCAAGCCTGGTAGCGCTGAACGGGCAGAGCGCGAGCTTTCTCGCGGGTGGGCAGATTCCGATTCCGGTGCCCAGTTCCGGCAGCGACAGCGTGTCGATCGAATACAAGGAATTCGGCATCCGCCTGACGCTGACGCCCACGATCATCAGCCACGACCGCATCGCCCTGAAAGTCGCACCGGAAGTCAGCGAACTGGATTTCAGTAACTCCGTGCAGATCGCCGGCACCACGGTGCCGGCCCTGACCATCCGCCGCACCGACACCAGCATTTCCCTGGCGGACGGCGAGAGTTTTGTCATCAGCGGCCTGATCAGCACCACCAACACTTCCCAGGTCGACAAGTTTCCGGGGCTGGGCGATATCCCGGTGCTCGGAGCATTTTTCAAAAGCTCGCAGATCAAGCGCGAAGAGCGCGAACTGCTGATGATCGTCACCCCGCATCTGGTGAGGCCGTTGTCGGCAGACGCGCAACTGCCGTCGTTGCCGGGCGAAAAACTGCGCAACTACGACCCGAATTTCTACCGCATGTTCTTCCTGGAAAACGGCAACTTCGACAAGCGCAGCGGGTTGTCCCAATGA
- a CDS encoding pilus assembly protein, whose translation MSQNLSQTFLAITRNSTDLEWLQSALAPLGQVVSAGAGSLDELLALVDVTFASLVFVGLDREHVVAQSALIEGALEAKPMLAIVALGDGMDNQLVLNAMRAGARDFVAYGSRSSEVAGLVRRLSKRLPPVANNAQLGGLTVLYGVQSSSDGALLANHMALVVQKSGQQTLLLDLGLPRGDSLALLGLESSFHFGDALRHLRRLDATLIDSAFTSAEAGLRILAYADNDEPLESTSAAELYMLLSALRQHFQHIVVNLTGQPDSEALRTFVSHCDKLLWYTDQNVLDCRRNLAVFNLWREKGMKLDHGRLLVDRYLSNVAPDADTLGKTFNLEVIAVLALSPELRMNAKNQGVSLFELAPREKLTQSLRVLGERLAKRSESMVNRSEGLAKSKTTWFDRLRGTS comes from the coding sequence ATGAGCCAGAACCTGAGTCAGACCTTTCTCGCCATCACCCGCAACAGCACCGATCTGGAGTGGCTGCAAAGCGCCCTCGCGCCCTTGGGCCAAGTGGTCAGCGCCGGTGCCGGCAGCCTCGATGAATTGCTCGCATTGGTGGATGTCACCTTCGCCAGCCTGGTGTTTGTCGGTCTCGATCGCGAACACGTGGTGGCCCAAAGCGCGCTGATCGAAGGCGCGCTGGAGGCCAAGCCGATGCTGGCAATCGTTGCCCTCGGCGACGGCATGGACAACCAGCTGGTGCTCAACGCCATGCGCGCCGGAGCGCGAGACTTTGTCGCCTATGGTTCGCGCTCCAGCGAAGTGGCCGGGTTGGTACGACGCTTGAGCAAGCGCCTGCCGCCGGTGGCCAACAATGCCCAGTTGGGTGGCCTGACCGTTTTGTACGGCGTGCAGAGCAGTTCCGACGGCGCGTTACTGGCCAACCATATGGCGCTGGTGGTGCAAAAAAGCGGACAGCAGACGCTGTTGCTGGATCTCGGCTTGCCCCGTGGCGACAGCCTTGCACTGCTGGGACTGGAGAGTTCGTTTCACTTCGGTGATGCCTTGCGTCACCTGCGAAGGCTCGACGCCACGCTGATCGACAGCGCCTTCACCAGCGCTGAAGCGGGGCTGCGGATCCTGGCGTACGCCGACAATGACGAGCCACTGGAAAGCACCAGCGCCGCCGAGCTGTACATGTTGCTCAGCGCCTTGCGCCAGCACTTCCAGCACATCGTCGTGAACCTCACCGGCCAGCCCGACAGCGAAGCCTTGCGTACCTTTGTCAGCCACTGCGACAAGTTGCTGTGGTACACCGACCAGAATGTGCTCGATTGCCGGCGCAACCTGGCGGTGTTCAATCTGTGGCGGGAAAAAGGCATGAAGCTCGATCACGGACGGCTGTTGGTCGATCGTTATTTGAGTAACGTCGCGCCGGATGCGGACACCCTGGGCAAGACCTTCAATCTGGAAGTGATCGCGGTGCTGGCCTTGAGTCCGGAGCTGCGCATGAACGCCAAGAACCAGGGCGTCAGCCTGTTTGAACTGGCCCCCCGGGAAAAACTCACCCAGAGCCTGCGGGTGCTTGGCGAACGCCTGGCCAAACGCTCCGAAAGCATGGTCAATCGTTCAGAAGGCCTGGCCAAATCCAAGACCACCTGGTTCGACCGGTTGCGAGGCACCTCATGA
- a CDS encoding CpaF family protein — MNPEKLFGAPARGQSGNGDHEGLKLVLHRYIIDAIEESGKNLLEGSRQLLAQFVTDKVAEYIARLHLAISRYEMERLAEEIVDELTGFGPLEVLLRDPAVTEILVNGPHRVFVERDGVLHQSDLRFIDAHHVERVMQRILAPLGRRLDESSPMVDARLPDGSRVNAIIPPIALDGPCLSIRKFRKDMLKSSDLIAMQTIDLAIFDCFQDAVGKRCNILISGGTGTGKTTLLNILSQLINPHERLVTIEDVAELQLGHPHVVRLETRPPNAEGHGEVKASDLIRNALRMRPDRIILGEIRGVEVLDVLTAMNTGHDGSMSTVHANNAQDALLRLETLVGLTGRTVAERTLRQMICAALDVIIQLTRMPDGRRCVSEVVEVVGVREDVYVTNTLFRLDRRTGFGFLREAVNPAGDKLRHESSLG, encoded by the coding sequence ATGAATCCGGAAAAACTCTTCGGCGCCCCCGCGCGAGGCCAGTCGGGCAACGGAGATCACGAAGGCCTGAAACTGGTCCTGCATCGCTACATCATCGATGCCATCGAGGAGTCCGGGAAAAACCTGCTGGAAGGTTCGCGGCAGTTGCTGGCGCAATTCGTCACCGACAAGGTCGCCGAATACATTGCCCGTTTGCACCTGGCGATTTCACGTTACGAGATGGAGCGGCTGGCGGAAGAAATCGTCGATGAGCTGACCGGATTCGGTCCGCTGGAAGTGTTGCTGCGTGATCCCGCCGTGACCGAAATCCTGGTCAACGGCCCGCACCGGGTATTCGTCGAGCGCGACGGTGTACTGCATCAGAGTGATCTGCGCTTCATCGATGCGCACCATGTCGAACGGGTCATGCAGCGCATTCTGGCGCCGCTCGGACGACGGCTGGACGAGTCTTCGCCGATGGTCGATGCACGCCTGCCCGACGGCAGCCGGGTCAACGCGATCATTCCTCCCATTGCCCTTGATGGCCCGTGTCTGTCGATTCGTAAATTCCGCAAGGACATGCTCAAGAGCAGCGACCTGATCGCCATGCAGACCATCGATCTGGCGATTTTCGATTGTTTCCAGGACGCCGTGGGCAAGCGCTGCAACATCCTGATCAGCGGCGGCACCGGCACCGGCAAGACCACATTGCTGAACATCCTCAGCCAATTGATCAACCCCCACGAACGGCTGGTGACCATCGAAGACGTCGCCGAATTGCAGCTCGGCCACCCGCACGTGGTGCGTCTGGAAACCCGGCCGCCGAACGCCGAGGGTCATGGCGAGGTCAAGGCCAGCGATCTGATCCGCAACGCCCTGCGGATGCGCCCGGACCGGATCATTCTCGGCGAGATCCGTGGTGTCGAAGTGCTCGACGTGCTCACCGCAATGAACACCGGCCACGACGGCTCGATGAGCACGGTGCACGCCAACAATGCCCAGGATGCGTTGCTGCGTCTGGAAACCCTGGTCGGCCTGACCGGGCGTACCGTGGCCGAACGCACCCTGCGCCAGATGATCTGCGCGGCGCTCGACGTGATCATCCAGTTGACCCGCATGCCCGATGGCCGCCGCTGCGTCAGCGAAGTGGTGGAGGTGGTCGGTGTGCGTGAAGACGTCTACGTCACCAACACGCTGTTCCGTCTTGATCGACGCACCGGTTTCGGCTTCCTGCGTGAAGCGGTCAACCCGGCCGGCGACAAGTTGCGGCACGAGTCGAGTCTGGGCTGA
- a CDS encoding type II secretion system F family protein: MIGPVILIVICLLMLGLSIRLFLHGVRKTANERVLTRLAAGQPQAAVEKSSWAGLERMFLRAGLGRPSEHFGLWLALWVLAMMLGYLMAEWIGLLILMLAPPLILRLYIAWLYRRRLNRMIEQLPQLLDHTVRSLKSGRTLSDAVMGGIETSDDPLKSAMGRVQRNVQLGVNLPDAVSDFAELYEQDELRMFALGLKVNHRYGGNASELLENLIKLIRERDQGARQLRALTGETRMTAWVLGSLPLILVSYFMLTNPGYMLGMWNDSGGQTMLIIAVVLQVLGCLALWRMLRSV; this comes from the coding sequence ATGATCGGACCGGTGATCCTGATCGTCATTTGCCTGCTGATGCTGGGGCTGTCGATTCGCCTGTTCCTGCATGGTGTACGCAAGACCGCCAATGAACGGGTGCTGACGCGACTGGCCGCCGGGCAACCGCAGGCGGCGGTCGAAAAATCCTCGTGGGCGGGGCTGGAGCGGATGTTTCTGCGGGCGGGTCTCGGCCGGCCGAGCGAGCACTTCGGGTTATGGCTGGCGTTGTGGGTCCTGGCCATGATGCTGGGTTACCTGATGGCCGAATGGATCGGCCTGTTGATCCTGATGCTGGCGCCGCCCCTGATTCTGCGGTTGTACATCGCCTGGCTGTACCGGCGCCGGCTCAACCGCATGATCGAACAACTGCCGCAGTTGCTGGACCACACCGTGCGCAGCCTCAAGTCCGGCCGGACCCTGAGCGACGCGGTGATGGGCGGCATCGAAACCAGTGACGATCCGTTGAAGTCGGCGATGGGCCGGGTGCAGCGCAACGTGCAGCTGGGGGTCAACCTGCCGGACGCGGTGAGCGATTTCGCCGAACTCTACGAGCAGGATGAACTGCGCATGTTCGCCCTGGGCCTGAAGGTCAATCATCGCTACGGCGGCAACGCCAGCGAATTGCTGGAGAACCTGATCAAACTGATTCGCGAGCGCGACCAGGGTGCCCGCCAACTGCGCGCCCTGACCGGCGAAACCCGCATGACCGCTTGGGTGCTCGGATCGCTGCCCTTGATCCTGGTGAGCTATTTCATGCTGACCAATCCCGGCTACATGCTCGGCATGTGGAACGACTCCGGGGGCCAGACGATGCTGATTATCGCGGTAGTGCTGCAGGTGCTCGGTTGCCTGGCGCTGTGGCGCATGCTGAGGAGTGTCTGA
- a CDS encoding type II secretion system F family protein, producing the protein MVMLASLMLLLGALLLVGSHLLTERRRVRQVNQRLQGHLVRESRLRTWLRALGNSRFGQRSVSMDSETQTLLSRLGWRRASERSLFAACQIGTPLLTLGLGLFLQEVFFPQAPNGWLVPMIATGAGYLLPKRLLAYAAGRRQKIISVEVSTFIPLLRILFESGMAVEQALRVLSIEGQKLLPELTSELRLILARVDSGLELGQELSKAAAMLAVDEFTDTSVILQQLIQQGGGAMKSLLALKQLLDDRRLTRLQEYISKMSAKMSVVMMLFLFPALLIVLAGPGFTAITRAFAS; encoded by the coding sequence ATGGTGATGCTGGCCAGTCTCATGCTGTTGCTCGGCGCCCTGCTGCTGGTCGGCAGCCACCTGTTGACCGAGCGCCGTCGGGTGCGTCAGGTCAACCAGCGCCTACAGGGCCATCTGGTGCGTGAAAGCCGCTTGCGCACCTGGTTGCGAGCGCTGGGCAACAGCCGCTTCGGCCAGCGCTCGGTGAGCATGGACAGCGAAACCCAGACCCTGCTCAGCCGCCTTGGCTGGCGCCGGGCCAGTGAACGCTCGCTGTTTGCCGCCTGCCAGATCGGCACGCCGTTACTGACGCTGGGCCTTGGGCTGTTCTTGCAGGAAGTGTTTTTCCCCCAGGCCCCCAACGGCTGGCTGGTACCGATGATCGCTACCGGCGCCGGCTATCTGCTGCCCAAACGCCTGCTGGCGTATGCCGCTGGCCGTCGGCAGAAAATCATTTCGGTGGAAGTGTCGACGTTCATTCCTCTGCTGCGAATCCTGTTCGAGTCCGGCATGGCCGTCGAGCAGGCCTTGCGCGTGCTCAGCATCGAGGGGCAAAAGCTGCTGCCGGAACTGACCAGCGAACTGCGCCTGATCCTGGCGCGTGTCGACTCGGGTCTGGAACTCGGCCAGGAACTGAGCAAGGCTGCGGCGATGCTGGCAGTGGATGAGTTCACCGACACCAGCGTGATCCTGCAACAGCTGATTCAGCAGGGCGGCGGGGCAATGAAATCGCTGCTGGCGCTCAAGCAACTGCTCGATGACCGCCGCTTGACGCGCTTGCAGGAATACATCTCGAAGATGTCGGCGAAGATGTCGGTGGTCATGATGCTGTTCCTGTTTCCGGCCTTGCTGATCGTACTGGCGGGCCCCGGTTTTACCGCAATCACTCGGGCGTTTGCGTCCTGA
- a CDS encoding tetratricopeptide repeat protein: protein MKALMVVASLLLLGGCATDGQAPWTTMLAPASCSKLSSEQELSLNLVDDLANDGKLHASLANLQSLPDNLVEVRLRKARVYRLLGRSEAEPLYRGLLGTCLSADAEHGLGQLYAARGDNGQAQAHLQRAVRLAPTNENIRNDLGVVYLNQLRLQDARFEFLTAIELKQNNQLATLNLVTLLIYQNNWQQAAEVVSRAHLTPEQFTDAQERAEKLKAPVPAKPAASNQVAVVADPQPATIK from the coding sequence ATGAAAGCACTGATGGTCGTGGCAAGTTTGCTGTTGCTCGGCGGTTGCGCAACGGACGGTCAGGCGCCGTGGACGACGATGCTGGCGCCGGCCAGTTGCAGCAAGCTGAGTTCCGAGCAGGAGCTGTCGCTGAACCTGGTCGATGACCTGGCCAACGACGGCAAGTTGCACGCCAGCCTGGCCAACCTGCAAAGCCTGCCCGACAACCTCGTCGAGGTGCGGCTGCGCAAGGCCAGGGTCTACCGCCTGCTGGGACGCAGTGAAGCCGAGCCGTTGTATCGCGGCCTGCTCGGTACTTGCCTGAGCGCCGACGCCGAACATGGCCTGGGCCAGCTGTATGCCGCCCGTGGCGACAACGGTCAGGCGCAGGCCCACTTGCAACGGGCGGTGCGACTGGCGCCCACCAACGAAAATATCCGCAACGATCTGGGCGTGGTGTACCTCAATCAGCTGCGACTCCAGGACGCCCGGTTCGAGTTTCTGACGGCCATCGAGTTGAAGCAGAACAATCAACTGGCGACGCTGAATCTGGTCACCCTGTTGATCTACCAGAACAACTGGCAACAAGCCGCCGAAGTCGTCAGTCGCGCGCACCTGACCCCGGAACAGTTCACCGATGCCCAGGAGCGCGCGGAAAAACTCAAGGCTCCGGTGCCGGCCAAACCCGCCGCGAGCAATCAGGTTGCGGTGGTGGCTGACCCGCAACCGGCGACGATCAAGTGA
- a CDS encoding DUF3613 domain-containing protein encodes MNTFKTLCCLSLLSLPLAAFAIDAGPASAQQQETEGWLLLQSRNKAASPDPQAATATERELAMQRWLKKYKYEIPDFYDPDAGGKIEKQ; translated from the coding sequence ATGAACACGTTCAAGACCCTGTGCTGCCTGAGCCTGCTGAGCCTGCCGCTCGCTGCCTTCGCCATCGACGCCGGCCCGGCATCGGCCCAGCAGCAGGAAACCGAAGGCTGGCTGTTGCTGCAAAGCCGCAACAAGGCCGCGTCCCCTGACCCGCAAGCGGCCACGGCCACCGAGCGAGAACTGGCGATGCAGCGCTGGCTGAAGAAATACAAATATGAAATTCCCGATTTCTATGACCCGGATGCGGGCGGGAAGATCGAGAAGCAGTAG
- a CDS encoding ShlB/FhaC/HecB family hemolysin secretion/activation protein, whose translation MRVMASLLFLSLSSAALADTLPSFLNSNETIRNLPVPNLPADAYRPSAAPLQVPEPGAAAAEPLMMGTKINLKTVQIEGGTIYPLNELAEIYKPLIGHETSLADLIEATRNITRRYQNDGYLLSYAFLPQQTFDDGAARVVLVEGYVRDVQVQGDIGRVKGLIDKLTAKIQAERPLTRKTFERYTTLMTRIPGVTIQAQVPPPGTTDGATTLIAQASRKPFTSTLSTTEDNRNGTQALLGVSSNSQTSMGEQLSLSGLFPPGDDHEHYYRLDYNQFLDDEGTQLSLSASRYRADPGTNVLLNNGLELKPHRENDRYSIGFSMPLIAASNELLTAGSRLYAVNDKTRYNVIGYPLSAEERTDIRALAFESDWRKADARQLRILSGGVYQGFDSMGAHTNNSAIDLHFFRLRLSGVQSDKFFDNWQGVLSGALYWSDDTLPDSERAVFGGQNFGRGYPDDQASGDKGWGVAYEINYSFNRDGNWVRILQPYVVLDRSRSWFNQLPIQANSLSSAAVGLRFGDAKYYNIALEAAKPMSDEALDTFNRRPRYSISFSYQL comes from the coding sequence ATGCGCGTTATGGCATCCCTGCTGTTCCTCAGTCTCAGTTCCGCTGCCCTCGCCGACACCCTTCCCAGCTTTCTCAACAGCAACGAAACCATCCGCAACCTGCCGGTGCCGAATCTGCCCGCCGACGCCTACCGTCCGAGCGCCGCGCCGCTGCAAGTTCCGGAACCCGGTGCCGCGGCTGCCGAGCCGTTGATGATGGGCACGAAGATCAACCTGAAAACCGTGCAGATCGAAGGCGGCACGATCTACCCGCTCAACGAACTGGCAGAGATCTACAAACCCCTGATCGGCCACGAAACCAGCCTCGCCGATCTGATTGAAGCGACACGCAACATCACCCGTCGCTACCAGAACGACGGCTACCTGCTGTCCTACGCCTTCCTGCCGCAGCAGACTTTCGACGACGGTGCCGCGCGAGTGGTGCTGGTGGAAGGTTATGTTCGGGATGTTCAGGTCCAGGGCGATATCGGCCGGGTCAAGGGACTGATCGACAAACTGACGGCGAAGATCCAGGCTGAACGCCCGCTGACCCGCAAGACCTTCGAGCGCTACACCACGCTGATGACCCGCATCCCCGGCGTCACGATCCAGGCCCAGGTGCCGCCGCCCGGCACCACCGACGGCGCAACGACCCTGATCGCCCAGGCCAGCCGAAAACCGTTCACCAGCACCCTGAGTACCACCGAAGACAACCGCAACGGTACCCAGGCCTTGCTCGGCGTCAGCAGCAACTCACAGACCTCGATGGGCGAACAGCTGAGCCTCAGCGGCCTGTTTCCGCCGGGCGATGACCACGAGCATTACTATCGCCTGGACTACAACCAGTTCCTCGATGACGAAGGCACGCAACTGAGCCTGTCCGCCTCACGTTACCGCGCCGACCCCGGCACCAACGTGCTGCTGAACAACGGTCTGGAACTCAAGCCGCACCGCGAAAACGACCGTTACTCCATCGGTTTCAGCATGCCGCTGATTGCCGCCTCCAATGAATTGCTGACGGCCGGCTCGCGCCTGTACGCGGTCAACGACAAGACCCGCTACAACGTCATCGGCTATCCACTCAGCGCCGAAGAACGCACCGACATCCGCGCCCTCGCCTTCGAAAGCGACTGGCGCAAGGCCGATGCCCGGCAACTGCGGATTCTCAGTGGCGGGGTTTATCAAGGCTTCGACAGCATGGGCGCGCACACCAACAACAGCGCCATCGACCTGCATTTCTTCCGTCTGCGACTGTCGGGGGTACAGAGCGACAAGTTCTTCGACAACTGGCAAGGCGTGCTATCGGGGGCGTTGTACTGGAGCGACGACACCCTGCCCGACAGCGAGCGTGCGGTGTTCGGCGGACAGAATTTCGGTCGTGGCTACCCCGACGACCAGGCGTCCGGCGACAAGGGCTGGGGGGTGGCTTACGAGATCAACTACAGCTTCAACCGCGACGGCAACTGGGTGCGCATCCTGCAACCCTACGTGGTGCTCGATCGCTCGCGCAGCTGGTTCAACCAGTTGCCGATACAGGCCAACAGCCTGTCCTCGGCCGCGGTGGGCCTGAGGTTCGGCGACGCCAAGTACTACAACATCGCCCTGGAAGCGGCCAAACCGATGTCGGATGAAGCGCTGGATACGTTCAATCGCCGGCCACGTTACAGCATCAGTTTCAGCTATCAGTTGTAA
- a CDS encoding collagen-like triple helix repeat-containing protein, which yields MKTQVWCKSATALALILSLGLAGCSSGGGGHHSSSGSSSPDSSTAGTGGASGSGGTTGTGGTTGTDGTTVTGGTGGSDPSNPTNPTNPTNPTDPTNPTNPTTPQPLVTSTLVQDVGSTVAGVGNGVGQVGDSLSGVPVVGGVVQSAARTAGNVVSTLGDGIGNGIGKLATTDNGLGVTASAVGGVVQDVGNGVSDLSGKLATATGSVPVVGGVVTKVAPLLNGVGEKVTMLGDTLSTATTTGPLGSATQEVGSKLVPVIAMVESTTDKLGGTTGLGDPLNGLLQKVGSTVDGVGDKVTGAGNGNALTNTVGGALSNVGSAVGKTGGLADNGTGSGTGVGGGLGNNGLLQTVGGAVVNVGAGLGAGNGSLGSPGNVLASAGNTVASLNTAIGGSGSPITTPTTPLATLGNNIGTGLAPVTAAVTNLTQNVGGATGLGAPIAGLTGQAGGAVSNLGGAIAGTNSNPVVTAVGNTVATVGNTVTAVGGLVNGGTAAGTGGGLGGVLGGLTGTLGGNKR from the coding sequence ATGAAAACTCAAGTTTGGTGCAAATCAGCAACAGCGCTGGCATTGATCCTCTCCCTCGGCCTGGCCGGTTGCAGCAGCGGCGGTGGCGGTCATCACAGCAGTTCCGGCAGCTCTTCGCCGGACAGTTCCACCGCAGGCACTGGCGGGGCATCCGGCAGCGGCGGTACAACCGGGACTGGCGGCACAACCGGAACCGACGGCACCACAGTAACCGGTGGGACAGGTGGCTCGGATCCGAGCAATCCGACGAATCCGACCAATCCAACCAATCCAACCGACCCGACCAACCCTACTAACCCGACTACGCCTCAGCCGCTGGTCACCTCAACCCTGGTGCAGGATGTCGGCAGCACCGTTGCCGGCGTCGGCAATGGCGTCGGTCAGGTCGGCGACTCACTCAGTGGCGTACCCGTGGTGGGTGGCGTGGTGCAAAGCGCGGCCAGAACCGCCGGCAATGTGGTATCCACACTGGGCGATGGCATCGGCAACGGGATTGGCAAACTGGCAACCACCGATAACGGCCTGGGCGTCACCGCGTCGGCCGTCGGTGGCGTGGTGCAGGATGTCGGCAACGGCGTGTCTGACCTGAGCGGCAAACTGGCGACCGCCACCGGCAGCGTGCCTGTGGTCGGAGGCGTGGTCACCAAAGTGGCGCCGCTGCTCAACGGGGTTGGCGAAAAAGTCACCATGCTCGGCGACACCCTCAGCACCGCCACTACCACTGGCCCACTCGGCTCGGCGACCCAAGAGGTCGGCAGTAAACTGGTGCCGGTGATTGCCATGGTCGAAAGCACCACGGACAAACTCGGCGGCACCACCGGCCTGGGTGATCCACTGAACGGCTTGCTGCAGAAAGTCGGCAGCACGGTCGACGGTGTGGGCGACAAAGTCACCGGTGCAGGCAACGGCAATGCCCTGACCAACACCGTCGGCGGCGCCCTGAGCAATGTCGGTTCGGCGGTCGGCAAGACCGGCGGGCTGGCGGATAACGGCACCGGTTCCGGAACAGGCGTCGGCGGTGGCCTTGGCAACAATGGTCTGCTGCAAACCGTTGGTGGCGCGGTCGTGAATGTCGGCGCCGGGCTCGGTGCCGGCAACGGCTCACTCGGTTCACCGGGCAATGTCCTGGCATCGGCGGGCAATACTGTGGCCTCGCTCAATACAGCAATCGGTGGTTCGGGTTCACCGATCACCACGCCCACCACACCTCTGGCAACACTGGGCAACAACATAGGCACCGGCCTTGCACCGGTCACCGCCGCCGTCACCAACCTGACTCAGAATGTCGGCGGTGCTACCGGTCTCGGCGCCCCGATTGCCGGCCTCACCGGTCAGGCAGGTGGTGCGGTCAGTAACCTTGGCGGTGCCATCGCCGGTACCAACAGCAACCCGGTCGTGACCGCTGTCGGCAACACCGTCGCCACCGTGGGCAACACCGTCACCGCCGTCGGTGGGCTGGTCAACGGCGGCACCGCCGCTGGCACCGGTGGCGGTCTGGGCGGAGTTCTCGGTGGCCTGACTGGCACCTTGGGCGGCAACAAACGCTGA
- a CDS encoding MaoC family dehydratase, with the protein MSIEWHTLHREPSLPGLYVRAATRRKITGTRLPDSGLRCGVDIDGKRLAAYRKVCGFADDGLLPPTYPHVLAFALQMQLLTAKDFPFPLLGLIHLSNRIRILRPMGGISHVQVSVRVHNLQPHPKGATFDLLTTLDDQLGPLWEAESQMLCRGVKLEGEALEQAWEPTLPLMQVAQWKAPADIGRQYAKVSGDYNPIHLSAASARLFGFPTAIAHGLWNKARTLAALADHLPRANLEIAVHFRKPVRLPSEVSLFASAAGSSGELRLIGAGDLEHMVGHWQPIA; encoded by the coding sequence ATGAGCATCGAATGGCACACGTTGCACCGCGAACCGAGTCTGCCGGGTTTGTATGTCCGGGCCGCGACCCGGCGCAAAATCACCGGCACCCGTTTGCCCGACAGCGGTCTGCGCTGCGGGGTCGACATCGACGGCAAACGTCTGGCGGCTTATCGCAAGGTCTGCGGTTTTGCCGATGACGGTCTGCTGCCACCAACTTATCCACATGTCCTGGCGTTTGCGTTGCAGATGCAGTTGCTCACGGCCAAAGACTTTCCCTTCCCGCTGTTGGGGCTGATTCACCTGAGCAATCGCATCCGCATTCTGCGGCCGATGGGTGGAATCAGCCACGTGCAGGTCAGCGTTCGGGTGCATAACCTGCAACCGCATCCGAAAGGCGCAACGTTCGATCTGCTGACCACCCTCGACGATCAGCTCGGCCCATTATGGGAAGCCGAAAGCCAGATGCTCTGTCGAGGCGTGAAGCTTGAAGGCGAGGCGCTCGAACAGGCGTGGGAGCCCACGCTGCCACTGATGCAGGTGGCGCAATGGAAAGCCCCGGCGGACATAGGCCGGCAGTACGCCAAGGTCTCCGGCGACTACAACCCGATCCACCTTAGCGCCGCCAGTGCCAGGCTGTTCGGTTTCCCCACCGCCATTGCCCATGGTCTGTGGAACAAGGCCCGCACGCTGGCCGCGCTGGCGGATCATCTGCCCAGGGCCAACCTGGAAATCGCCGTGCATTTTCGTAAACCGGTGCGCCTGCCGAGCGAGGTATCGCTGTTCGCCAGCGCGGCGGGTTCCAGCGGTGAGTTGCGTCTGATCGGTGCCGGGGACCTGGAGCACATGGTCGGCCACTGGCAACCGATTGCCTGA